In the Gemmatimonadota bacterium genome, ACAGCAAAACCTGGGCAGAGGCCCGGAACCCCTTTCCGGAACTTCAGATGGCCGAGGAGTCCGCATGACCGTAACGGCCTCACCCCTGTCGCAGGAAAAGGAGAGCACATGTTGATCAACACGTCACCCCGTCGCCCGGACCGCGAACGGGTCCGAAACATCAAAGAGGCATTGCGCGAAGCACTGAGCCTTTCCGATGACATGACGGTCACGGTCACCGAACTGACGTGTCTCGAAGAAGGTTGCGCGCCTGTCGAAACGGTGATCGGCCTGCTTCGGCCCGATGCGCCACAGCTTCAGTGCAAGCTGCACAAGTCCATTGAATCCGTTGACGCCGAAGACCTGGTCCAGGTCTGCAAGGCGTGGGGCTTTGACGCCCCGAAGACCGTCCTCGAATACCCAGCAAACCCTTAAAGGAGAAACCAGATGATCTCGCCGCAAAAAGTACCTGTTTCCATCCTCACCGGCTTCCTCGGATCCGGGAAGACGACCCTGCTCAACCGGATCCTGACCGAGGAGCACGGCAAGCGGATCGCCGTGATCGAGAACGAATATGGGGAGGTCGGCATCGATCAGGCCCTCGTCATCGACGCAGACGAAGAAATCTTCGAGATGTCAAACGGCTGTATCTGCTGCACGGTGCGCGGAGACCTCATTCGCGTGCTCAGCAATCTCATGAAGCGACGCGACAAGTTCGACTATGTGCTGGTGGAGACCACGGGGCTCGCCGATCCCGGTCCGGTGGCCCAGACCTTCTTCATGGATGACGAAATCCGCGACGAGTACGCCCTTGACGGGATCGTCACGCTCGTCGATGCCGCCCACATCGAGCAGCAGCTCGGTCGTAGCGACGAAAGCACCGAGCAAATCGCCTTCGCGGACGTCCTGGTGCTCAACAAGACGGACCTTGTCAACGACGAAGTACTCGACCGGCTCGAAGCGCGGCTCCGGGAAATGAACCGAATGGCCAAAGTCGTGCGCAGCGAACGGGCAGAGGTTCCCGTCGACACGGTGCTCAACCTCGAAGCCTTCGACCTGGACGATGTACTCGAGCGTCGTCCCACTTTCCTCGAGCCCGAATACCCCTTTGAATGGACCGGCGTCTATTCACTCGATGCCGGCCGTTACGAACTCAGCCTCGCCGATGGACCCGATCCGGAGATGTCACTCGTCGTCGTGCCGGAGCAGGGCACGGATGACGCCGCCCTTCGTGAGGGCGCGGAGTGGTGTGTGCGAAGGTACGCCGAAACCGCGAAGGACCTTGGCCCGGGCGATGAGATTCCTGTTGGGAAGCATGTGAATCTTCAACTCGACTCCACGGGGCGCAAGTCCTTCTTCCTGAAGGTTGGCAGGCAGACGCGGGTCGGCCTCTATGCCCAGCACACCGCAGATGAATTCGATATCCAGTTGAGGAACGCAGACGAAGAGACCATCGCGCATGAGGTCGAGCGCACCTGGGTCGCGCAGCATGAGCACGACGACGAAGTGGGCTCGATCGCCATCGAACATGAGGGCGATGTCGATCCCGACCGGCTCAACAGGTGGCTTAGTACACTGCTCATGGAACGCGGGGTGGACATCTTCCGCATGAAAGGCTTCATCAGCCTCGCGGGCGAGTCCCGTCGCTTCGTCTTCCAGGGAGTCCACATGCTCTTCGACGGGCAGCCGGATCGCGAATGGGGGGACGATCCCCGCCACAACCAACTCGTTTTCATCGGCCGCAACCTCGATGAGCAGGACATGCGGCAAGGGTTCAATGCATGTCTGGTTTGAACGTCGACGCCCCGAGCGGCGTTATCCGCCAGGGTTGGTCCGCGTCGGTCGGTGATTACCCCATCGCCGGGGGCTGGATCCTGCGCGGTGAGGCGCTGGTGATCGGTGACACCGCGGGTAGCGTCTACGCCTTCGACGGCAAGTCCGGCGCGACCGCATGGGCGCATCACGAGGTTCATGAGGGCGGCGTGCTCGCGGCGGCGATCCATCCGGGCGGAACCGCCTTCGCCACGGCCGGGCAGGACGGCCGCGCCTTGATCTGGCAGGCTGCCGGCGGCCAGGTAAGCCAGGCGATCGACGTCGGAAACAGTTGGGTAGAAAACGTGGCGTGGTCGCCGGACGGCCAGTGGCTGGCAATATCCTGCTCCAGGCACGTTTACGTATATACCGTGGACGGCACGGAGGTCTGGCGATCGGACGCCCATCCGAGCACCGTCAGCGCGGTCGCTTGGTCTGGCGCGGCAGAGCTGGCGACGGCCTGTTACGGTCGTGTGACGTTCTTCGACGCGATCACCGGCGAGCCTCGACAGAAGTTGGAATGGCAGGGGTCCCTGGTGTCGATGGTGCTGAGCCCGGACGGGGGCATCGTGGCCTGCGGCAGCCAGGACAACTCGGTGCACTTCTGGCGTCGAGACACGGGAAAGGACTCCATGATGTCCGGATATCCGGGCAAACCGTCTGCCCTCGCTTTCGATGACACCGGTACCCTCCTGGCCACCGGCGGCGGGGAGGCGGTTACGGTCTGGAGCTTCGAGGGCAGGGGGCCCGAAGGCACGCGGCCCGGCGTCCTGGATTATCATGCCCAGTTCATCACCGTGCTTTCCTTCGCGCCCGGCGCGATACACCTGGCAT is a window encoding:
- a CDS encoding nitrate reductase; this translates as MLINTSPRRPDRERVRNIKEALREALSLSDDMTVTVTELTCLEEGCAPVETVIGLLRPDAPQLQCKLHKSIESVDAEDLVQVCKAWGFDAPKTVLEYPANP
- a CDS encoding GTP-binding protein; this translates as MISPQKVPVSILTGFLGSGKTTLLNRILTEEHGKRIAVIENEYGEVGIDQALVIDADEEIFEMSNGCICCTVRGDLIRVLSNLMKRRDKFDYVLVETTGLADPGPVAQTFFMDDEIRDEYALDGIVTLVDAAHIEQQLGRSDESTEQIAFADVLVLNKTDLVNDEVLDRLEARLREMNRMAKVVRSERAEVPVDTVLNLEAFDLDDVLERRPTFLEPEYPFEWTGVYSLDAGRYELSLADGPDPEMSLVVVPEQGTDDAALREGAEWCVRRYAETAKDLGPGDEIPVGKHVNLQLDSTGRKSFFLKVGRQTRVGLYAQHTADEFDIQLRNADEETIAHEVERTWVAQHEHDDEVGSIAIEHEGDVDPDRLNRWLSTLLMERGVDIFRMKGFISLAGESRRFVFQGVHMLFDGQPDREWGDDPRHNQLVFIGRNLDEQDMRQGFNACLV
- a CDS encoding PQQ-binding-like beta-propeller repeat protein, yielding MSGLNVDAPSGVIRQGWSASVGDYPIAGGWILRGEALVIGDTAGSVYAFDGKSGATAWAHHEVHEGGVLAAAIHPGGTAFATAGQDGRALIWQAAGGQVSQAIDVGNSWVENVAWSPDGQWLAISCSRHVYVYTVDGTEVWRSDAHPSTVSAVAWSGAAELATACYGRVTFFDAITGEPRQKLEWQGSLVSMVLSPDGGIVACGSQDNSVHFWRRDTGKDSMMSGYPGKPSALAFDDTGTLLATGGGEAVTVWSFEGRGPEGTRPGVLDYHAQFITVLSFAPGAIHLASGGRDGTVAAWSLQRDGEGDLIGSGDVADVVAGLHWRPDGGALAALDAQGGVTVWRVKNW